TTCGCAGACTTTCTCATCTCGTTTGCGGCATCTGTCTATAATCCTATATTTACTTAAGAGTTTTGATAAAGTTATCCAAATTGTACTCCTCTTCGTACTGGGCTTCATCCCACAATTCGCCCAACTCGCCCACGGCGTCGGCAGCCTTTCCTGAAAGCCCACCGGAAACATCATCTGGgatctctttcttctcttcttccactgGTTCAATCTTATTACCATTGTCTTCCACATCaaacaagtccaacaattgGTTGGTGTCCATGGATGATAATCCCACATTCTGTTGGTTGACAATGGTTGATGCAATGTTCATTTTGAACTTCTGTAATCCCATGATCTTCTCCTCCAAGGTGTTTTGGGTGATCAACCGGTACACATTCACAACCTTTTTCTGACCAAGTCTATGAGCTCTATCCATGGCCTGTAAGTCATTCATGGGGTTCCAGTCGTGCTCCACAAATATAACCGTGTCGGCACCCGTCAAGTTCAATCCCAAACCACCTACTTTGGTGGTTAATAAAAGCACATCTATTGAGGGATCTTCATTGAACTTCCTAACAATTTTTTGTCTGTCTCTTGGGTCGGTAGAACCATCCAATCTCATGTAGGTGACCGAAGGAAGgaccttcttcaaaagctgttcttcaacaatatcaagcATATCCTTCAACTGACAGAATATCAACGCTCTGTGCTCGGAAATAACTCCTTCGGCagaaagaagttgattctGCTTCTGCTTTTCTCTATAGCTCTTGGAGTGGTAGTCACTATCACTGGAACCAATGCCACACTCCAACAATAAtgttttcaatgataacaACTTTGGCGAGTGCTCAATGCTCCTCAAATCCTGTTTcttattgttcaaatcaaCCATGATTTTATTGTACTTGGGGTGATTTGGAGACAAAACCAAAGCAGGGTGATTGCAAAGCTTTCGCATATATTGCAAAGCCTGGAAAACATGtgttttgttgttgttctcTTCGTCCATGATACCATCTTTAATATCCTGTTCGATGGTTGACTTCTGCTTGACAGCAAAGTCTTTGTACAACTCCTTTTGAAGACTACTCAATTCACAATAGTAATCTTGAATAATCTTGGGAGGCAAGTCTGACAAAAcatcttctttcaaacGACGCAACATGAATGGCAAAACCTGTTTGTGCAAAGATTCCAACGCCAACGCTCCAGCCTCCTGTTCCTTGGAGGAAGTTTTGCTATTTCTACTGGCAGCAATTGGTTTGGCAAACTTTTCATTGAATACCTTTTCGGTTCCTAAGAACCCAGGCATTaaaaagtcaaacaaaGACCATAATTCCAAAACATTGTTCTGGATTGGAGTACCAGACAAAATAAGTCTATGCTCAGCATTAATTCTCTTGActgacttggtcaacttggacgcagagtttttgatgatatgACCTTCGTCCAAAACACAATAATTGTAATCATGTTcattcaaaaactccacATCATTACGACAAACATCGTAAGAAGTGACAATGACATCGTTGTCCATAAACTGCGCACGAAGTCCTTGTCTGGCTGAGGGTCCACCGGCGTATACCATcactttcaaaaatggaGAATATTGATTCAACTCTTGTTCCCAATGGCCCGTAACAGAAGGAGGACACACCACTAAAGAAGGCAACTTTCTGAACTCCCGTGATTGGGTCTCCTTAAACTTTTCATCCCTGATGTAATGGTCTGATGAAACGATACAAATGGTTTGTAAAGTCTTACCCAATCCCATATCATCACACAAAATACCGTGTAAGTggtacttgttcaagaaatgaAGCCAGTTAACACCATCCTGTTGATACTTTCTCAATGTAGCTTTGATAGAAACAGGCAAATCAAAcgacttgattttggttgGATCTAACATTTGTTGGATGAACTCTCTTTCTCTGTCCCTTCCctccaacaagtctttAGGCATATCTTCTGGATCAGGAATACCAGCTTCTAATGgcaccaacttgatgatagaCGCAAATGTGGTGGTAGCTAAAACACGGACATCGGGATTGGAGTCACTCATTCTTCCCAATACTGGAACAATCAAAAACACAACGTAAGGAAGAATATCAGATCCCATGGTGGTAGACAAGTGGTACACTGTTTCAATAGCCCCCTGTCTTTCCTTGATAGTTCCAGAATTATTGAGTAAAGGCAAAATAGATTTCACCAAAAACGTGAAAGCTGGTACTTGACAAACATACgaaatggttgcaaaacatTTTGCAGTTGAATAACGGAAAACCGAAAGTTCCGACGTGAAACCTGGTAATAGAAGTGGCAAGTTGTCGGTAATAGTCTTGTGTAAAGATTTGTGCAATTTGGGCAACAAAGCCCTTAATATACCCAAAGCATCAATGATACTTTGTCCCTTCAACTCGTCCTTTTGGAACTCCTCGTCATCAGCATGTtgcaacaacttcaatggtTCAATaatcaactctttcaattttGGAAGGTTCTCAAAAAGAGTATCTTGGTAAACGTCCAACAAAGCATCAAAAGACAATAAAGCACCATTTCTCTTGATTCTGGCTTCGTGAACCGCCTTTTCGTGTTGGGCAATATCAACTGGATCTGtttttgcttcttctttctttaaAGAAAGTACGATATCTTTGAACTCTGCGTTGTGATGATATTCGGGCACTTCTGAAGTATCCACACACAAGAATCCACAGAGattcttggtgattttatCTGCTGCACCCTTCTTTCCTAcgttgttcaattcttgGATAAGATGGGAAACTGCTTCAGCTGACCTCTTTTGGAGAAGTGCcgattcttcttgtttcACGCTGTCCATCAATGATCTAATGATGgggttcaacttctttggaacCCCATCCACGGCCAACACGGCAGCAGCATAAGCGGCCAATATGCTTGTTATTCTAGATAATCTTGCCAGCAGAACATCATCAATAGCTAAAGTGATTCTATGCCTGGCATCTTCTAGAGCATTGATCGAAGCCATTTTGTAGGTTGGTGAAAGA
Above is a window of Yamadazyma tenuis chromosome 1, complete sequence DNA encoding:
- the MOT1 gene encoding TATA-binding protein-associated factor mot1 (EggNog:ENOG503NU0Z; BUSCO:EOG092602I6; COG:K), with the translated sequence MSRLDRLVILLETGSTQFIRSTAADQLSDLAKGHPEETLNLLGRVYPFLKSPKWETRVAAARAFGNIVNHSRVWDPNNEHDDDSNDNDNNDNDTKNGTSTIKEDPDVDMETEGVDGEIKIKSDPDAEFKREQDEELKKMDDNLSSLVTFESWDLIEILKSNRKLLASSINEIDTSNVNEAEDEVSLLSKFKRHKNNNSIKIEPEKEASSTPETDSILQTQVKEETRTAVDAVESEEQAAKALAANARLKALQKRRAKVNAKSGINRTKPIDLSQSSISKQMMSDPNAINTNIKQEVPQFDLTSQQGGEKLVMETKAELSPILSQHAKVAGLVWQFQGVYELLVDDLFDDRWEIRHGACLGLRELIKKHGKSAGRIKSKSLEENIKNNDATLEDLAVRLCTLFALDRFGDYVSDSVVAPVRESGAQALAALLIHLEIDPLIKTFDALHRLILQEGYFPKCWEAKHGGMLGLRYFVSVRTSVLTEKPELLNDTVSMVLHGLQESDDDVQSVAALTLAPIASDFIKHKRELISVLLKTIWDCLVNLRDDLSASIGSVMDLLSKLCTHQEVIEIMEKQAAKDQSSSFESLVPRLFPFLRHSIVNVRKAVLRTILEFLSIDNAATKHWINSKALRLIFQNLLVEQNEEVLNLSQKVYTRLIEEINVNEFLNAEELFSSNHGPLLFLTMTPIGLARHNYQMNTNLIMRPSGKMVSNDGNGSSRRGSSVDFDEINGYEEFKETDCSSNGGGEKRGRKRKNSESKAKSDIPYLDELKVNIDSHIFKGDILLLGVDVFIRTRAAASKAFGQTLASIKDEKLLITVLDSLSNYFKSKHSSPRLLSSVILEEYAKSLKQQNLPIPDQVKEKFLPNLIGVLAEPAFPSLPHFRELVPTLKALRTSCIHLFDIFINMAKISPNKIPQLPVVVQGESEAGPNAFSIEQAQKLIDETYPKLIKTLSPTYKMASINALEDARHRITLAIDDVSSARLSRITSILAAYAAAVLAVDGVPKKLNPIIRSLMDSVKQEESALLQKRSAEAVSHLIQELNNVGKKGAADKITKNLCGFLCVDTSEVPEYHHNAEFKDIVLSLKKEEAKTDPVDIAQHEKAVHEARIKRNGALLSFDALLDVYQDTLFENLPKLKELIIEPLKLLQHADDEEFQKDELKGQSIIDALGILRALLPKLHKSLHKTITDNLPLLLPGFTSELSVFRYSTAKCFATISYVCQVPAFTFLVKSILPLLNNSGTIKERQGAIETVYHLSTTMGSDILPYVVFLIVPVLGRMSDSNPDVRVLATTTFASIIKLVPLEAGIPDPEDMPKDLLEGRDREREFIQQMLDPTKIKSFDLPVSIKATLRKYQQDGVNWLHFLNKYHLHGILCDDMGLGKTLQTICIVSSDHYIRDEKFKETQSREFRKLPSLVVCPPSVTGHWEQELNQYSPFLKVMVYAGGPSARQGLRAQFMDNDVIVTSYDVCRNDVEFLNEHDYNYCVLDEGHIIKNSASKLTKSVKRINAEHRLILSGTPIQNNVLELWSLFDFLMPGFLGTEKVFNEKFAKPIAASRNSKTSSKEQEAGALALESLHKQVLPFMLRRLKEDVLSDLPPKIIQDYYCELSSLQKELYKDFAVKQKSTIEQDIKDGIMDEENNNKTHVFQALQYMRKLCNHPALVLSPNHPKYNKIMVDLNNKKQDLRSIEHSPKLLSLKTLLLECGIGSSDSDYHSKSYREKQKQNQLLSAEGVISEHRALIFCQLKDMLDIVEEQLLKKVLPSVTYMRLDGSTDPRDRQKIVRKFNEDPSIDVLLLTTKVGGLGLNLTGADTVIFVEHDWNPMNDLQAMDRAHRLGQKKVVNVYRLITQNTLEEKIMGLQKFKMNIASTIVNQQNVGLSSMDTNQLLDLFDVEDNGNKIEPVEEEKKEIPDDVSGGLSGKAADAVGELGELWDEAQYEEEYNLDNFIKTLK